Proteins from a genomic interval of Nocardia sp. BMG51109:
- a CDS encoding SAV_6107 family HEPN domain-containing protein, translating into MAGRIGHPGRSGRAGGLLDRADALLLQSTADGDPRERFRTAYLAALRGAGAVLAITGADRAPRARSRNAWVLMQQAAPEFVMWADYFSSFSETRAAIEAGLDRPVDARRADEFASRVGAFLHDVEDLVSTAARLRPAEGRLGDGTA; encoded by the coding sequence ATGGCTGGTCGGATCGGACATCCGGGGCGTTCCGGGCGGGCGGGCGGTCTGCTGGACCGCGCCGACGCGCTGCTGCTGCAGTCGACGGCCGACGGTGATCCGCGCGAACGATTCCGCACGGCGTACCTGGCGGCGCTGCGGGGCGCGGGTGCGGTACTGGCGATCACGGGGGCCGACCGCGCGCCGCGGGCCCGGTCCCGCAACGCGTGGGTGCTGATGCAGCAGGCCGCGCCCGAGTTCGTGATGTGGGCGGATTACTTCAGTTCCTTCTCCGAGACGCGCGCGGCGATCGAGGCCGGGCTGGACCGTCCGGTCGACGCGCGACGCGCCGATGAGTTCGCTTCTCGGGTAGGGGCATTCCTGCACGACGTGGAAGACTTGGTGAGTACGGCGGCTCGACTGCGTCCCGCGGAGGGCCGGCTGGGCGACGGCACGGCCTGA